AATAACGGATAAGACTTCGAGTCAACCTAAAACCCTTTCAGGTCCTCGGCCCGCGTCCCCGTTATTGGGATAGTTCAAGCCAGGGCTCGAATTCGAGGCCCGGGCCCATGGCGGCCTGCCGCGCCACCGCCAGACGGCCCCCGGACCCGATTGTGATCACGATCACCGTCCCGTCGTGCTTCCGGACGGCCACCGGGGGCATAGAGGTCCGCTGCCCGGTCGCGATCCACCAAACCCCGTTGTCCGGCCGCCCGTCCACATACACCCCGATCGCGCAGTCGCCCCGCTCGTCCTCGACGGCCATCACCGTGCAGCCCCAGCCGTCGACGCGGACCCCCGCCGCGCCGTCCACCCGGCCGCGCGCCGCCGGGCCGTTCAGACTCATCGGCCCGTACGCGCCGAGCGGCCACTCGCACAGTTCACCGGTCTCGGCGTACCGGAACCTGAGCGCCCCGCTCTCGGGCGCCGCGGCGAGACTCCCCGGAAGGGCATGGACGTTCGGGGTCGGGTCCACCGCCCACTTCGTGTCCGGGCCTCGGTGCCAGCGGACCAGGCCGGGCCGGTCCAGGTGGCGGGCGTACAGCTCGACCTGCCCGTCCGCGCCCCGGAGCGCGACCATCTCGTCGGCGACCTTGGCGCCCCTGAGCAGGCCCCAGCCGGTCCAGCTCCCGTCGGGCAGCCTGCGGCAGTTGTTCACGTGGTGCCCGTCGTTGCGGACGAAGACGTTCAGCGTCCCGTCCGCGTCGTAGGCGGCGACGGGTACGCCGATGAACCGTCCGCGCAGCGGCTCGGCACGGTGCGGGTTCGTCTGGTGGTGCCACTCCCCGAACGGGCGGCCCGACTGGTACTGGGTCACGTGCGCGACGTCGATGTTCCACTCGCTCCCGGCCGGCCCGGTCCGGTGCAGGCCCAGCAGCTCGACGTAGCCGTTGGGGTCCTGCAGGACCGTCAGCGCGGGCAGCAGGCCGGGGGCCTCCAGCAGCACGGGTCCGCTCCAGCTCCCGTCGGCGTCCTCCGTCCAGCGGGCCACGGCGCCCGGCACGGGCAAATAGGCGGAAATCCGGCCGTCGGTTCCGCACACCGCCCAGCCCGCGGGCGCCGGGTACCGCGAGCGCGAGGCGGGGGCCGGCCACGCCTCCTGGTCCAGAACCCGGCAGTCGGTGAACACGGGGCGCCCGACCTCGGCCTGGTACTCCTCCACCGCGTCGAGCACCGCCATCGCCAGGGCGCTCTCCCGCTCCCCCCGCGCACCTTCCTCCCGGAGGGCCAGCGGGTCGCAGGTCAGCACCCGGTCCGGGTCCGCGGCGTGCAGTTCCTGCAGCACCGCCCAGACCAGATCGTCCTCGGGCAGCGGGCTCGCGGCGCGCTGCACGGGGCGGCCCCGGCCGGCGGCCTCCTCGGCGGCGCGGGTCAAGTCCGCCTGCTCCTGAGGTGTTCCGGCGTCCAGGCAGACCACGGTGACCGGCCCGGTCCCCGGTTCCTCGCGCAGGAGCAGCGCGGCCGCACCCGGACCGGTGGCCGCGATGAGGACCCGGCTGCCCTCAGCCGGAGCCGCGAGCAGCCGTGCGGGCTGCGGCTGCGCGCCACGGCCGTCCCCTGTCCGACGGCCGACCGAGTACCCCATGGATCTCCGCTCCTCTTTCGCTGCCTGCCCCGCGCTCCACACGTCGTCCGCGAGCACGATAGAGGTACTCCCGTTCGAGGTGCACGTTTGCCTATAGTGTTGCTCCGCGTGACGCGCCGCGCGGGTCACCCCTTTGCCCGACTGCGGGTGCGCCGCGCACGGCCCGCCTCCGCGCCTCACCCGTGATGGCGGTCACCCTTCCACGACCGCCGATCTCCGGGACCAGAGGACACCTACGGCATGACTCAGGCAACCGACGCACCGCCGCGTTCCCGCAAGGCCCCGAGCCGGAGCAGCCGCAGGAAGCGGGTGCTCGTCCGCATATCCCTGGCTCTGCTCGTCCTGCTCCTCATAGCCGGCGGCGCCGGCTGGTGGGCGTACAGCCGGCTCGACGGCAACATCTCCAGCGTCGACCTGGACAAGGCGATCGGCGACGACCGCCCGCAGAAGGTGGTCGCCGGCGCGCAGAACGTCCTCGTACTCGGCTCCGACTCCCGGGCCGGCGCCAACGGCGAGCTCGACCACGGCAGTGTCAGCGGGGCCCGCTCCGACACCACGATGCTGATCCACATACCCGAGGGCCGGTCCAAGGCCACCGCGGTCAGCATCCCCCGCGACACCCTGGTCACCCGGCCCGAGTGCAAGGACGAGAACGGCAAGGCCGTCCCGTCCCAGCAGCGCGCCATGTTCAACAGCATCTTCCCGGCGGCCGGCGCGGCCTGCGTGGTCAAGACCGTGGAGCAGATGTCCGGTGTCCGCGTGGACCACTTCGTCGTGATCGACTTCGCCGGCTTCAAGGAGCTGGTGGACGCGCTCGGCGGAGTGACCGTCAAGCTGGACAAGCCGATCAAGGGCGGCCTCAACCTCGACGCGGGCGAGCACAGGCTGAACGGCACCGACTCGCTCAAGTTCGTCCGTACCCGCTACGGCTACGGCGACGGCAGCGACCTCGGCCGCATCAGCCTCCAGCAGACCTTCATGATGGCGATGCTGAGGGAGATCAAGAACCAGGACGCCCTCGGCAACCCGGCCCGCCTCTACAAGCTCGCCGACGCCGGGACCAAGTCGCTGACCACCGACTCCGAGCTCGCCTCCCTCACCGCGCTGGCCGACTTCGCGCAGAGCATGAAGGGCGTGGACCCGGACACCATGGAGACGATCATGCTGCCGGTCGCCTACGACAAGGTGGACCGGAACCGCGTCGTCGTCTCCGAGCCGAAGGCGACCCAGCTGTGGGAAGCCCTCCGCAACGACCAGACGATCCCTGCTGCTGTGAAGAAGTCCCCCGCCACGGGGGGCTGACGGGTCCCGCGCACACGCGGAGCCTGCCGTACGGATGAGCGTACGGCAGGCTTCCGGCCTTTCACGCCTAGTACTCCGCGTCCTCGCCGACCTTGCCGAGGCGGCTGTGCCCGCGTCCGTATGCGAAG
This genomic window from Streptomyces sp. NBC_01351 contains:
- a CDS encoding LCP family protein translates to MTQATDAPPRSRKAPSRSSRRKRVLVRISLALLVLLLIAGGAGWWAYSRLDGNISSVDLDKAIGDDRPQKVVAGAQNVLVLGSDSRAGANGELDHGSVSGARSDTTMLIHIPEGRSKATAVSIPRDTLVTRPECKDENGKAVPSQQRAMFNSIFPAAGAACVVKTVEQMSGVRVDHFVVIDFAGFKELVDALGGVTVKLDKPIKGGLNLDAGEHRLNGTDSLKFVRTRYGYGDGSDLGRISLQQTFMMAMLREIKNQDALGNPARLYKLADAGTKSLTTDSELASLTALADFAQSMKGVDPDTMETIMLPVAYDKVDRNRVVVSEPKATQLWEALRNDQTIPAAVKKSPATGG